The DNA window CTCtatgtatacagaggatagcccTGGTGTCTGCAGGTACATATCGTCTCTCtttgtatacagaggatagcTCTGGTGTCTGCAGGTGTATATCCTCACTCtatgtatacagaggatagcccTGGTGTCTGCAGGTGTATATCCTCACTCtatgtatacagaggatagcccCGGTGTCTGCAGGTGTATATCCTCACTctctgtatacagaggatagcccCAGTGTCTGCAGGTGTATATCCTCACTCtatgtatacagaggatagcccTGGTGTCTGCAGGTGTATATCCTCACTCtatgtatacagaggatagcccTGGTGTCTGCAGGTGTATATCCTCACTCtatgtatacagaggatagcccCGGTGTCTGCAGGTGTATATCCTCACTCTCTGTATATATTGAGGATGTTCCCACCACGTCCGCTCCTGTAATGTACAGATAAAGCTGCAGCCGCCTGGTGATAATGTGTCACTCCGATCCTTATCCGCTGGCTCACTATGGATGTGCAGGAGGGTAAACAAACAGATCTGGGGGAACCGGCAATACCGAAACAGCCCTGTAATCTGGGAAATCTTCATAGTATGGAGATGCTGTCATGTATGTGTGCTCTTCAGCGCCCCCTGTCATTTATAATGTGTGCTCTGCAGCgccccctgtcatgtataatgTGTGCAGTATAGCGCCCCCATCATGGATGTGGCAGTCTGACCTGTGACTCTTTACCTGGCAGGATGATTGAGGAGAGCGGCAGGCACCGGAGGACGATGGCGGAGAAGCGGCAGCTCTTCATGGAGATGAGTGAGTACCTGTAGGGTATTCAgggctctaggaaagctgggtgctttGTGCGctagagtggcagccatgttgGTTGTTCCTGTCACTGACGTCTCTCCTTTATCAGGGGCACAGAACTTTGACGTGATCCGGCTGTCGACCTACCGGACGGCGTGTAAGCTGCGCTTCGTACAGAAGAGATGTAACCGTGAGTATCGGCGCAGACtagtcacagctgagggtttgttacagcgaCGTCCGGCCTGGACCCATCCATTGTAACAGGACACCGGATACAAAAGCAGTCTCTTATCATCTGTCTCATATCTGGCATTCTCTGTCACATCCGGCGCTCTCTCACTTCTCTCACATCTGgtgctctctcccctctctgacatccggcgctctctctcctctctgtcagatccggcgctctctctcctctctgtcacatccggcgctctctcccctctctgtcacatccggcgctctctcccccctctgacatccggcgctctctcccccctctgacatccggcgctctctcccccctctgacatctggtgctctctcccctctctgacatccggcactctctctcctctctgtcagatccggcgctctctctcctctctgtcacatccggcgctctctcccctctctgtcacatccggcgctctctcccccctctgacatccggcgctctctcccccctctgacatccggcgctctctcccccctctgacatccggcgctctctcccccctctgacatccggcgctctctcccccctctgacatccggcgctctctcccccctctgacatccggcgctctctcccccctctgacatccggcgctctctcccctctctgtcacatccagcgctctctcccctctctgtcaCATCCAgcgctctctctcctctctgatatccggcgctctctctcctctctgatatccggcgctctctcccctctctgacaTCCGGtgctctctcccccctctgacATCCGgcactctctcccctctctgtcacatccggcgctctctcccctctctgacatccggcgctctctcccctctctgacatccggcgctctctcccctctctgacatccggcgctctctcccctctctgacatccggcgctctctcccctctctgacatccggcgctctctcccctctctgatatccggAGCTCTCTCACCCCTCTGATATCCGGCACtttctctcccctctctgacATCCGGtgctctctcccccctctgacATCCGgcactctctcccctctctgtcacatccggcgctctctcccctctctgacatccggcgctctctcccctctctgacatccggcgctctctcccctctctgatatccagcgctctctcccccctctgacatccggcgctctctcccctctctgacatccggcgctctctcccctctctgatatccggAGCTCTCTCACCcctctgatatccggcgctctctcccctctctgatatccggcgctctctcacccctctgatatccggcgctctctcccctctctgatatccggcgctctctccccctctctgatatccggcgctctctcccctctctgatatctggcgctctctccgctctctgaTATCTggcgctctctccgctctctgatatctggcgctctctcccctctctgatatccggcgctctctcccctctctgatatccggcgctctctcccctctctgatatccggcgctctctcccctctctgtcaCATCCAgcgctctctctcctctctgatatCCGGCGTGTAAGCTGCGCTTCGTACAGAAGAGATGTAACCGTGAGTATCGGCGCAGACtagtcacagctgagggtttgttacagcgaCGTCCGGCCTGGATCCATCCATTGTAACAGGACACCGGATACAAAAGCAGTCTCTTATCATCTGTCTCATATCTGGCATTCTCTGTCACATCCGGCGCTCTCTCACTTCTCTCACATCTGGTGCTCTCTCCCCCCCTCtgacatccggcgctctctcccctctctgacatccggcgctctctcACCTCTCtgacatccggcgctctctcccctctctgtcacatccggcgctctctcccccctctgacatccggcgctctctcccccctctgacatccggcgctctctcccccctctgacatccggcgctctctcccctctctgtcaCATCCAgcgctctctctcctctctgtcaCATCCAgcgctctctctcctctctgatatccggcgctctctcccctctctgatatccggcgctctctcccctctctgacatccggcgctctctcccccctctgacATCCGgcactctctcccctctctgtcacatccggcgctctctcccccctctgacatccggcgctctctcccccctctgacatccggcgctctctcccccctctgacatccggcgctctctcccctctctgtcacatccagcgctctctcccctctctgatatccggcgctctctcccctctctgtcacatccagcgctctctcccctctctgatatccggcgctctctcccctctctgatatccggcgctctctcccctctctgatatccggcgctctctcccctctctgtcacatccggcgctctctcccccctctgatatccggcgctctctcccctctctgatatccggcgctctctcccctctctgatatccggcgctctctcccctctctgacatccggcgctctctcccccctctgacATCCGgcactctctcccctctctgtcacatccggcgctctctcccccctctgacatccggcgctctctcccccctctgacatccggcgctctctcccctctctgtcacatccagcgctctctcccctctctgatatccggcgctctctcccctctctgtcacatccagcgctctctcccctctctgatatccggcgctctctcccctctctgatatccggcgctctctcccctctctgtcacatccggcgctctctcccctctctgtcacatccggcgctctctcccctctctgatatccggcgctctctcccctctctgatatccggcgctctctcccctctctgatatccggcgctctctcccctctctgatatccggcgctctctcacctctctgatatccggcgctctctcccctctctgacatccggcgctctctcccctctctgacatccaacgctctctcccctctctgatatccggcgctctctcccctctctgacatccaacgctctctcccctctctgatatccggcgctctctcccctctctgatatccggcgctcattcacctctctgatatccggcgctctctcccctctctgatatctggcgctctctcccctctctgatatctggcgctctctcccctctctgacatccggcgctctctcccctctctgacatccggcgctctctcccctctctgacatccggcgctctctcccctctctgacatccggcgctctctcccctctctgacaTCCGgcactctctcccctctctgtcaCATCTGgtgctctctcccctctctgacatccggcgctctctcccctctctgacatccggcgctctctcccctctctgtcacatccggcgctctctcccctctctgtcacatccggcgctctctcccctctctgacatccggcgctctctcccctctctgacatccggcgctctctcccctctctgtcacatccggcgctctctcccctctctgtcacatccggcgctctctcccctctctgatatccgacgctctctcccctctctgacaTCCAgcgctctctcccccctctgacATCCGgcactctctcccctctctgtcacatccggcgctctctcccctctctgatatccggcgctctcttccctctctgatatccggcgctctctcccctctctgacatccggcgctctctcccctctctgatatccggAGCTCTCTCACCCCTCTGATATCCGGCACTTTCTCTCCCCTCTATGATATCCGGCGCTCATTCACCTCTCTGATATCcggctctctctcccccctctgacATCCGgcactctctcccctctctgtcacatccggcgctctctcccctctctgtcacatccggcgctctctcccctctctgatatccggcgctctctcccccctctgacATCCGgcactctctcccctctctgtcacatccggcgctctctcccctctctgatatccggcgctctcttccctctctgatatccggcgctctctcccctctctgacatccggcgctctctcccctctctgatatccggAGCTCTCTCACCCCTCTGATATCCGGCACTTTCTCTCCCCTCTATGATATCCGGCGCTCATTCACCTCTCTGATATCcggctctctctcccccctctgacATCCGgcactctctcccctctctgtcacatccggcgctctctcccctctctgtcacatccggcgctctctcccctctctgatatccggcgctctctcccctctctgatatccggtgctctctcccccctctgatatccggcgctctctcccctctctgacatccgacgctctctcctctctctgatatccggcgttctctcccctctctgatatccggcgctctctcccccctctgatatccggcgctctccccctctctgatatccggcgctctctccccccctctgatatccggcgctctctccccccctctgatatccggcgctctctcccctctctgatatccggcgctctctcccccctctgatatccggcgctctctcccccctctgatatccggcgctctctcccctctctgatatccggcgctctctccctcctctctgatatccggcgctctctcccctctctgatatctggcgctctctctcccctctctgatatccggcgctctctccccctctctgatatccggcgctctctcccctctctgatatccggTGCACTCTCCCCCcctctgatatccggcgctctccccctctctgatatccggcgctctctcccccctctgatatccggcgctctctcccctctctgatatccggcgctctcttccccctctctgatatccggcgctctctcccccctctgatatccggcgctctctcccctctctgatatctggcgctctctctcccccctctgatatccggcgctctctcccctctctgatatctggcgctctctctccccctctctgatatccggcgctctctcccctctctgatatccggcgctctctccccctctctgatatccggcgctctctcccctctctgatatccggcgctctctcccccctctgatatccggcgctctccccctctctgatatccggcgctctctcccccctctgatatccggcgctctccccctctctgatatccggcgctctccccctctctgatatccggcgctctctcccctctctgatatccggcgctctctccccctctctgatatccggcgctctctcccctctctgatatccggTGCACTCTCCCCCcctctgatatccggcgctctccccctctctgatatccggcgctctctcccctctctgatatccggcgctctccccctctctgatatccggcgctctctcccccctctctgatatccggtgctctctccccccctctgatatccggcgctctccccctctctgatatccggtgctctctcccctctctgatatccggcgctctcccctctctgatatccggcgctctctcccccctctgatatccggcgctctctcccccctctgatatccggcgctctctcccctctctgatatctggcgctctctcccctctctgatatccggcgctctctcccccctctctgatatccggcgctctctcccctctctgatatccggcgctctctcccctctctgatatctggcgctctctctccccctctctgatatccggcgctctctcccctctctgatatccggcgctctctccccctctctgatatccggcgctctctcccctctctgatatccggtgctctctcccccccctctgatatccggcgctctccccCTCTCTGATATCtggcgctctctcctctctctgatatccggcgctctctcccctctctgatatccggcgctctctccccctctctgatatccggcgctctctcccctctctgatatccggcgctctctcccctctctgatatccggtgctctctcccctctctgatatccggcgctctccccctctctgatatccggtgctctctcccctctctgatatccggcgctctccccctctctgatatccggtgctctctcccctctctgatatccggcgctctctcccctctctgatatccggtgctctctcccctctctgatatccggcgctctctcccctctctgatatccggtgctctctcccctctctgatatccggcgctctctcccctctctgatatccggtgctctctcccctctctgatatccggtgctctctcccctctctgatatccggcgctctccccctctctgatatccggcgctGTCTCACCTCCCGGCTGTCTCTTGCAGTGCACCTGGTGGACATCTGGAACATGATTGAGGCGTTCCGTGACAACGGTCTGAACACTCTGGATCACATGACGGAGATGAACGTGTCTCGCCTGgagaccatcatctcctccatcTACTACCAGCTCAACAAGCGCCTGCCCTCCACCCACCAGATCGGCGTCGATCAGTCCATCAGCCTCCTGCTCAACTTCATGATCGCCGCCTACGACAGGTCAGAGGCCGCAGGTCACATGACATACTGGATTATGGGCGGAGTCACATGTAGTCGCTGACCGTCTCGCTCTGTTGCAGTGAAGGACACGGGAAGCTGACGGTGTTCTCGGTGAAGGCGATCCTGGCGACCATGTGCGGCGGCAAGATCCTGGACAAGTTGAGATGTAAGTGCGAGGGCGGAGTCTCCCTATAACAGGTCACACCGGGGCCCTCTAGTGGCAGGGCAGGGTATGACTACTGATCCTGAGCTACCTCCTGTCTTATATACTCCAAGGCCTGCAGGGGtgagagtgcagctctggctgtaaCTGGAGTAGAGGATgtgagggcagatctggctgtgactggagtagaggACGTGAGGGCAGATCTGTCTGTGAGTGGAGTAGaagtcatgtgaaaatagaattgTGAGAGCAGCTCTaactgtgactggagtagaagccATAACAAATTGCAGTTGTGAATGCATTTCTGTTTGTGTCTGGGGTAGAGGACATGTGAGGGCAGgtttggctgtgactggagtagaagccATGTGATAGCAGAATGCAGACCTGTCTGTGGCTGGAGTAGAGGACATGTGAGTACAGCTCTAGCTGTGACCAGAGTAGAATGCAGGTAgtagcagaattgtgagtgcagctctgtctGTGTCTGGAGAAGAGGACATGTAACTGCAGCTCTTGCTGTGACTGGAGTAGGGGAcgtgtgagtgcagctcttgctgtgactggagtaggggacgtgtgagtgcagctcttgctgtgactggagtaggggacgtgtgagtgcagctcttgatgtgactggagtaggggacgtgtgagtgcagctcttgctgtgactggagtaggggacgtgtgagtgcagctcttgctgtgactggagtaggggacgtgtgagtgcagctcttgatgtgactggagtaggggacgtgtgagtgcagctcttgctgtgactggagtaggggacgtgtgagtgcagctcttgctgtgactggagtagaggacgtgtgagtgcagctcttgctgtgactggagtaggggacgtgtgagtgcagctcttgctgtgactggagtaggggacgtgtgagtgcagctcttgcTGTGACTGGAGTAGGGGACGTGTGAGTGCAGCTCCGTCTGTGTCTGGAGCAGGGGAcgtgtgagtgcagctcttgctgtgactggagtaggggacgtgtgagtgcagctcttgctgtgactggagtagaggacgtgtgagtgcagctcttgctgtgactggagtagaggacgtgtgagtgcagctcttgctgtgactggagtaggggacgtgtgagtgcagctcttgctgtgactggagtaggggacgtgtgagtgcagctcttgcTGTGACTGGAGTAGGGGACATATGAGTGCAGCTCCGTCTATGTCTGGAGTAGGGGACatgtgagtgcagctcttgctgtgactggagtagaagacctGATGTAGCTCAGGGTCAGTCCGTGTTATGTCATTTGTATAATCTGGATTACAGCTGGAGCTTCAATCCCACTGCAATGTCCTGGTCTGATATATTATGCTGTGggactacaagtccaagcataccgAGGCCGCCGTAGCCCCTTTTCTCCTGATAGCCGCCTAACTGGGGACAACCTGGAGCTTGCGGCTAGCACTGGCTGGCACTTGTAGTTCCTCTCCTATGTTGCTGACCTCTGACCTGGTATTTTATCTCCCATTAGACTCCAGAGCGCCCTCAGCTGGACACAGTGCGGTCAGGTTGGTGCGTAGAGTCGGTAATAACCTGTTACTAACATCACTGCCGCCCGCACCGCGTCTGCTCCTCACCTAACCATGTAACACGCGTGTGGATAGACTGTGGGGAGGGGCCAGAGAGGAAGAGACCACTGACCCCAGAGGAGGGGTGACCAGAACACCAATCATGTAGGGACAGAGGGTTTCTGATAATCCGGCATCAACCTGGAGATACGGGGGAGTCTGATAATCTGGCATNNNNNNNNNNNNNNNNNNNNNNNNNNNNNNNNNNNNNNNNNNNNNNNNNNNNNNNNNNNNNNNNNNNNNNNNNNNNNNNNNNNNNNNNNNNNNNNNNNNNNNNNNNNNNNNNNNNNNNNNNNNNNNNNNNNNNNNNNNNNNNNNNNNNNNNNNNNNNNNNNNNNNNNNNNNNNNNNNNNNNNNNNNNNNNNNNNNNNNNNcctcctcctccttctcctccccctcctcctcctcctcctccttctcttcccctcctcctcctccttctcctccctcctcctcctcctcctccttctcctcccctccccctcctcccctccc is part of the Leptodactylus fuscus isolate aLepFus1 chromosome 3, aLepFus1.hap2, whole genome shotgun sequence genome and encodes:
- the LOC142196867 gene encoding dystrobrevin beta-like, whose product is MIEESGRHRRTMAEKRQLFMEMRAQNFDVIRLSTYRTACKLRFVQKRCNLHLVDIWNMIEAFRDNGLNTLDHMTEMNVSRLETIISSIYYQLNKRLPSTHQIGVDQSISLLLNFMIAAYDSEGHGKLTVFSVKAILATMCGGKILDKLRYSRAPSAGHSAVRLVRRVGNNLLLTSLPPAPRLLLT